In Streptomyces sclerotialus, one genomic interval encodes:
- a CDS encoding Rv1733c family protein yields the protein MRPKRWLWRWRSNPVKRPSDVLEGAVLLVAVVLMIVGGPTVAVLSGLAAHELFREQRLARYAATAYLVDDAPARRSPAAYSSGADDRVRATIRWRDARNAEHTGITQVEPGRKAGSSVPVWLDGHGRLTGQPLGSTGGAAAATLVGGLAAAGWCAAVSAGVLGVRLGLKRRRARQWDREWAEVGPRWGHKHI from the coding sequence ATGCGGCCGAAGAGGTGGCTGTGGCGCTGGCGGAGCAACCCGGTCAAGCGGCCGTCCGACGTCCTGGAAGGGGCGGTCCTGCTCGTCGCCGTGGTGCTCATGATCGTCGGCGGGCCCACCGTGGCTGTCTTGTCGGGCCTGGCGGCCCATGAGCTCTTCCGGGAACAGCGGCTGGCGCGTTACGCCGCCACGGCCTACCTGGTCGATGACGCACCCGCCCGGAGATCACCCGCCGCCTACAGCAGCGGCGCCGACGACAGAGTGCGCGCCACCATCCGCTGGCGCGACGCACGGAACGCCGAACACACGGGGATCACCCAGGTCGAACCGGGCCGGAAGGCGGGATCGAGCGTTCCCGTCTGGCTGGACGGCCACGGCCGGCTCACCGGTCAGCCACTCGGTTCAACCGGTGGTGCCGCCGCGGCCACGCTGGTCGGCGGCCTGGCGGCAGCCGGCTGGTGCGCCGCGGTGTCGGCCGGCGTCCTCGGCGTACGCCTGGGGCTGAAGCGCCGGCGCGCCCGGCAGTGGGACCGGGAATGGGCCGAGGTCGGCCCCCGCTGGGGACACAAGCACATCTGA
- a CDS encoding phosphatase PAP2 family protein has translation MTGRSAPAVLPPSLRAWLGPVAALAALVVVVLGVLYAGHSEPGRVDRWIVQPTADSVRPPWRNVALVTDFLGEPAGAATLVVAVVTGCLLLRCPRAAVLAVVGPGMAVATTTLLKPVVGRTIHGADNLSYPSGHTAFLTALALVVALLATGRLGLGRTAGTSLVLAAALVAGAAMGWAQVALGAHYPTDAFGGWCTAVAVVPATAWLVGQGAGAGRGELG, from the coding sequence GTGACCGGCCGGTCGGCGCCCGCGGTGCTGCCCCCGTCGCTGCGCGCGTGGCTCGGGCCGGTCGCGGCCCTCGCCGCACTGGTGGTCGTCGTGCTCGGGGTCCTGTACGCCGGCCACAGCGAGCCCGGCAGGGTGGACAGGTGGATCGTCCAGCCGACGGCGGACAGTGTGCGGCCGCCGTGGCGGAACGTCGCTCTGGTCACGGACTTCCTCGGTGAGCCCGCCGGAGCGGCGACGCTGGTCGTGGCCGTCGTGACGGGCTGCCTGCTGCTTCGGTGTCCTCGCGCGGCGGTGCTCGCCGTCGTCGGCCCCGGCATGGCCGTGGCGACGACGACGCTGCTGAAGCCCGTGGTGGGACGTACCATCCACGGTGCCGACAACCTGTCCTACCCGAGCGGGCACACCGCCTTCCTCACCGCCCTCGCTCTCGTGGTGGCGCTGCTCGCGACCGGCCGGCTCGGCCTGGGCAGGACGGCCGGCACGTCACTCGTCCTCGCCGCGGCGCTGGTTGCCGGCGCCGCGATGGGATGGGCCCAGGTCGCCCTGGGCGCGCACTACCCGACCGACGCCTTCGGCGGCTGGTGCACCGCGGTGGCGGTGGTACCGGCGACCGCGTGGCTGGTCGGCCAGGGGGCCGGCGCCGGTCGGGGTGAGCTCGGCTGA
- the rutA gene encoding pyrimidine utilization protein A, with product MDIGVFLPIGNNGWLISKSSPQYMPTFELNKAVVQKAEEHGLDFALSMIKLKGFGGETEFWDHCLESFTLMAGLAAVTERIKLYASTPILALPPAMVARMAVTVDSIAPGRFGVNIVTGWAPGEYTQMGLWPGDEHFGNRYDRAVEYVTVMKELWSEGVSDFKGEFYEMDGCVLSPRPADGHIDIVAAGQSSTGMRFAAEHADYNFVLGSGVNTPLALSDTTAALMDATRATGRDVGALSLFMVIAAETDEAARAKWQDYHDNADFSALAYMAGETAADATDDESATARTISLPEGAVNFNMGTLVGSYETVAGMLDEIAEVSGTKGIMLVFDDFLEGIEDFGTRIQPLMRSRVGSRSGRPGAPS from the coding sequence ATGGACATCGGTGTTTTCCTTCCCATCGGCAACAACGGCTGGCTCATATCGAAGAGCTCTCCGCAGTACATGCCGACCTTCGAGCTCAACAAGGCAGTGGTGCAGAAGGCCGAGGAGCACGGGCTCGACTTCGCCCTGTCGATGATCAAGCTCAAGGGCTTCGGCGGTGAGACGGAGTTCTGGGACCACTGTCTCGAGTCGTTCACGCTGATGGCCGGTCTGGCGGCCGTGACGGAGCGGATCAAGCTGTACGCCTCCACGCCGATCCTCGCCCTGCCGCCGGCGATGGTCGCGCGGATGGCGGTCACGGTCGACTCCATCGCCCCCGGGCGGTTCGGGGTCAACATCGTCACCGGCTGGGCGCCCGGCGAGTACACGCAGATGGGCCTGTGGCCCGGGGACGAGCATTTCGGCAACCGCTACGACCGGGCCGTCGAGTACGTCACCGTGATGAAGGAGCTGTGGAGCGAGGGCGTCAGCGACTTCAAGGGCGAGTTCTACGAGATGGACGGCTGCGTGCTGTCCCCGCGGCCGGCGGACGGCCACATCGACATCGTCGCGGCCGGTCAGAGCAGCACCGGTATGCGGTTCGCCGCCGAGCACGCCGACTACAACTTCGTCCTGGGCAGCGGTGTCAACACTCCGCTCGCACTCTCGGACACCACTGCCGCGCTCATGGACGCGACGCGGGCAACCGGCCGTGACGTCGGTGCGCTGTCGCTGTTCATGGTCATCGCGGCCGAGACCGACGAGGCCGCCCGCGCGAAATGGCAGGACTATCACGACAATGCCGACTTCTCCGCGCTGGCGTACATGGCCGGGGAGACGGCCGCGGACGCCACGGACGACGAGTCGGCTACCGCACGGACCATCTCGCTGCCCGAGGGCGCGGTGAACTTCAACATGGGCACGCTCGTCGGCTCGTACGAGACCGTCGCGGGGATGCTGGACGAGATCGCCGAGGTGTCCGGCACCAAGGGGATCATGCTGGTCTTCGACGACTTCCTCGAGGGGATCGAGGATTTCGGTACGCGCATCCAGCCGTTGATGAGGTCCCGGGTGGGGTCCCGGTCGGGGCGCCCGGGGGCGCCTTCATGA
- a CDS encoding ATP-binding protein, producing MPEDAPADLSTVTTYLSTAISAMADGPLLARRAVRSWLTRAGISEEADSALLLTNELVTNAQQHAPGPARLRLFLRNGLLRCEVLDSYRALPVLVHPYMDKERGRGLGLVDALALCWGSTLARRGKTVWFELPVPSAVAGAPAHPHRLPWSRSAVVFPLSAQGVLR from the coding sequence ATGCCTGAAGACGCGCCGGCCGACCTCAGTACGGTCACCACCTACCTCAGTACTGCGATCAGCGCCATGGCTGACGGGCCGCTCCTGGCCCGGCGAGCCGTCCGCAGCTGGCTGACCAGAGCAGGAATCAGCGAGGAGGCCGACAGTGCCCTGCTGCTGACCAACGAACTGGTCACGAATGCGCAGCAGCACGCTCCCGGACCGGCGAGGCTGCGGCTCTTCCTGCGCAACGGGCTCCTGCGCTGCGAGGTCCTGGACAGTTACCGGGCCCTGCCGGTGCTGGTCCACCCCTACATGGACAAGGAGAGGGGGCGAGGCCTGGGCCTGGTGGACGCACTGGCGCTGTGCTGGGGCAGCACGCTGGCGCGCCGCGGAAAGACCGTCTGGTTCGAACTGCCGGTGCCCTCCGCCGTGGCGGGAGCCCCTGCACACCCGCACCGGCTCCCCTGGTCCCGCTCCGCGGTGGTTTTCCCTCTCAGTGCGCAAGGCGTTCTGCGGTAA
- a CDS encoding DedA family protein: MDKVALTAAGLYVIVLLRAGGTFAVGWLAAAGARRSRLAERVSAGTFRRAERAIQRWGAPVVAVSFLTVGFQTAANFLAGSMRMPLPRYLPALFVGGACWALLYATAGLGALEVLTRLFAERPALGAAAVVALLLAVCGVVVYRRRNVSRAARDTRAACDTAAEES, translated from the coding sequence GTGGATAAGGTCGCGCTCACGGCCGCTGGTCTCTACGTCATCGTCCTGCTGCGGGCCGGCGGGACGTTCGCCGTCGGGTGGCTCGCCGCTGCCGGCGCCAGGCGCAGCAGGCTCGCCGAGCGGGTTTCCGCCGGCACGTTCCGGCGCGCCGAACGGGCGATCCAGCGGTGGGGCGCGCCGGTGGTGGCCGTCTCCTTCCTGACCGTGGGTTTCCAGACCGCTGCCAACTTCCTGGCGGGGAGCATGCGCATGCCCCTGCCGCGCTATCTCCCCGCACTGTTCGTGGGGGGAGCGTGCTGGGCGCTGCTCTACGCGACCGCCGGGCTCGGTGCGCTCGAAGTACTGACAAGACTGTTCGCCGAGCGGCCGGCACTCGGTGCGGCCGCGGTCGTCGCCCTCCTCCTCGCCGTGTGCGGCGTGGTGGTGTACCGGCGAAGGAACGTGAGCCGGGCCGCCCGCGACACCAGGGCCGCCTGCGACACCGCGGCCGAAGAGTCCTGA
- a CDS encoding pyridoxal phosphate-dependent aminotransferase, translating to MPFQAATGSLRSLFDDARVRPDVLRGQSPVRWGAYPPDVIPLTAAEPDFPGPQAVGDAIARSLADGYFPYASPAGLDELRETFADVAEARYGIGVGPDCVVLTPGTASALWGVVHLLCGEGDECILLDPVDLLFGQAIDAAGARRVYCPLDKRTGRLDPDRLAALITPRTALICLCNPHNPLGTVFPEETLRAVAETAEAYGLPVLSDEVWNEIVYPPARHISLASLDTARGRPVYTVTGLSKTFALPGLRMGFVIAPDARQAANLQLTFQRLGAAYSLTPFAQVGALAALRHGWPWKNSFLRHLHETRDYCVDRLNAIPGISCGRPDGTFVLFPDISATGLGSRVMGEFLLDEARVAVVAGTTEWFGPAAEGNVRISYATSRAVLDEALSRIERAVTALFEGPAARLTTGAA from the coding sequence ATGCCGTTCCAGGCCGCTACCGGATCGCTCAGGTCGCTTTTCGATGACGCGCGGGTCCGGCCCGACGTGCTGCGGGGACAATCCCCTGTCCGGTGGGGTGCCTATCCGCCCGACGTCATTCCGCTGACGGCAGCGGAACCGGATTTTCCGGGGCCGCAAGCCGTGGGGGACGCCATCGCCCGTTCGCTCGCCGACGGCTATTTTCCCTACGCGTCACCTGCCGGGCTCGACGAACTCCGGGAAACGTTCGCCGATGTGGCCGAAGCCCGTTACGGCATCGGCGTGGGCCCCGACTGCGTGGTGCTGACGCCGGGCACGGCGTCCGCTCTCTGGGGAGTGGTGCACCTGCTCTGCGGAGAAGGCGACGAGTGCATACTGCTGGATCCGGTTGACCTGTTGTTCGGCCAGGCCATCGATGCCGCGGGGGCCCGGCGGGTCTACTGCCCGCTGGACAAGCGCACGGGGCGGCTCGACCCGGACCGCCTGGCCGCTCTGATCACTCCACGCACCGCGTTGATCTGTCTCTGCAATCCGCACAATCCCCTGGGGACGGTCTTCCCCGAGGAGACGCTTCGGGCGGTGGCGGAAACGGCCGAAGCGTACGGTCTGCCCGTCCTCTCCGACGAGGTATGGAACGAGATCGTGTACCCACCCGCGCGGCACATCAGCTTGGCGAGCCTGGACACCGCGCGGGGCCGGCCGGTCTATACGGTGACCGGGCTCTCCAAGACCTTCGCACTGCCCGGACTGCGGATGGGATTCGTGATCGCCCCGGATGCGCGCCAGGCGGCGAACCTGCAACTCACCTTCCAGCGGCTCGGTGCCGCGTACAGCCTGACACCCTTCGCCCAGGTCGGCGCCCTCGCCGCACTGCGGCACGGCTGGCCCTGGAAGAACTCCTTCCTGAGGCATTTGCACGAGACGCGGGACTACTGTGTGGACCGGCTGAACGCGATTCCCGGCATATCGTGCGGCCGCCCGGACGGGACGTTCGTCCTGTTTCCCGACATCTCTGCCACCGGGCTGGGAAGCCGGGTGATGGGCGAATTCCTCCTCGACGAGGCCAGGGTGGCAGTGGTGGCCGGTACGACCGAGTGGTTCGGCCCGGCCGCCGAAGGCAATGTCCGTATCAGCTACGCCACTTCCCGGGCAGTGCTGGATGAAGCGTTGAGCCGCATCGAGAGGGCCGTCACCGCCCTTTTCGAGGGCCCTGCGGCACGCCTGACCACCGGTGCGGCGTAG
- a CDS encoding CGNR zinc finger domain-containing protein: MKLPFSDYARGAGVATDLVNTSALVRRSTGEMLVDPTALGRFLSEFEIPVDHAAPGRRLTEEDLEQVLALRQELRALLECDNEDRVAEGANALVRRAGMGTSLERDADGRWQWYVSTGPDASLADELAAMIGTGLLGVLRTLNHDRIRHCSSPVCDGMFVDTSKAGRRRYCMPDLCGNRLNVAKHRARRLAASAPDGSADVTEADRKKTAGRSATPGQARRPDGTRRRD; encoded by the coding sequence GTGAAGCTCCCTTTTTCCGATTATGCACGGGGGGCGGGGGTCGCGACCGACCTGGTCAACACCTCCGCCCTGGTCCGCAGAAGCACGGGCGAAATGCTCGTCGACCCCACCGCACTCGGCCGCTTCCTGAGCGAGTTCGAGATCCCCGTGGACCACGCGGCCCCCGGCCGCCGGCTGACCGAGGAGGACCTGGAGCAGGTGCTCGCGCTGCGCCAGGAGCTGCGCGCACTGCTGGAGTGCGACAACGAGGACCGGGTGGCCGAGGGCGCCAACGCGCTGGTCAGGCGGGCAGGCATGGGTACGTCCCTCGAACGGGACGCGGACGGGCGCTGGCAGTGGTACGTCAGCACCGGCCCGGACGCCTCGCTCGCCGACGAGCTGGCCGCCATGATCGGCACCGGCCTGCTGGGCGTGCTGCGGACGCTGAACCACGACCGCATCCGGCACTGCAGCTCGCCCGTGTGCGACGGGATGTTCGTCGACACGAGCAAGGCGGGGCGGCGCCGGTACTGCATGCCCGACCTGTGCGGCAACCGCCTCAACGTCGCCAAGCACCGCGCCCGCCGGCTCGCGGCCTCGGCTCCGGACGGATCCGCCGACGTCACCGAGGCCGACCGGAAGAAGACCGCGGGCCGCAGCGCCACGCCGGGCCAGGCACGTCGCCCGGACGGGACGCGCCGCCGGGACTGA
- a CDS encoding tryptophan dimethylallyltransferase family protein — MTFQDYGIAAATRLLDSAGIDVDEGTRVLRRMLSPWGRRDISEPSAWRSDVCADGSPIEFSAAFSASGVKIRVLVEAIPDEPEPLAAQQSALELTQGLIREFGAVGDRLAAVQDLFLPDAAPAGFAMMHAAIFAPTARPEFKVYLNPAADHSMTGAERTQEAMERLGFGKAWTAVSTYARRGFDLDRIVYFGLDLTDGPEARVKVYFRHYDMSPADLDARMEIAAQHEPGFLGEFCRVLTGRTGELREQPLVSNLTFTSADGHIPESATVYVPLWRYAESDETVRDRITSVMADRGLPGGCYRTLLGLVARRPLSDGRGIHTYASARVHQGRPRLATYWSSELYDRYPPARYQER, encoded by the coding sequence GTGACGTTCCAGGATTACGGGATTGCCGCCGCCACGCGTCTTCTCGACAGCGCAGGAATCGATGTCGATGAGGGGACGCGGGTTCTCCGTAGGATGCTTTCGCCATGGGGGAGGAGGGACATATCGGAGCCGTCCGCCTGGCGCTCGGACGTATGCGCCGACGGTTCGCCGATCGAGTTCTCCGCCGCCTTTTCGGCGAGCGGTGTGAAAATCCGGGTGCTGGTGGAGGCGATCCCTGACGAGCCGGAACCGCTGGCCGCACAGCAATCTGCGCTCGAACTCACGCAGGGGCTGATCCGGGAATTCGGCGCGGTCGGCGACCGGCTCGCGGCAGTGCAGGACCTGTTCCTGCCGGACGCGGCCCCGGCCGGTTTCGCCATGATGCACGCCGCCATTTTCGCGCCGACCGCGCGTCCCGAGTTCAAGGTCTATCTGAATCCGGCCGCCGACCACTCCATGACCGGCGCCGAACGGACCCAGGAGGCGATGGAGCGCTTGGGGTTCGGCAAGGCCTGGACGGCAGTCAGCACGTACGCCCGCCGGGGCTTCGACCTCGACCGGATCGTCTACTTCGGCCTCGACCTGACCGACGGTCCTGAAGCACGCGTGAAGGTGTATTTCCGTCACTACGACATGTCCCCGGCGGACCTGGACGCCCGCATGGAGATTGCCGCCCAGCACGAGCCCGGTTTTCTCGGCGAATTCTGCCGTGTACTCACCGGCCGCACCGGCGAGCTCAGGGAGCAGCCCCTCGTCAGCAATCTGACCTTCACCTCCGCCGACGGGCACATTCCGGAGTCCGCCACGGTGTACGTACCGCTGTGGCGATATGCGGAGAGCGACGAAACGGTGCGCGACCGCATCACCTCCGTCATGGCCGACAGGGGACTTCCCGGCGGCTGCTACCGGACACTGCTGGGCCTGGTGGCCCGCCGGCCGCTGTCGGACGGGCGCGGAATACACACGTACGCATCGGCCCGCGTGCACCAGGGCCGCCCCCGCCTGGCGACCTACTGGTCCTCGGAACTGTACGACCGGTACCCGCCCGCCCGTTATCAGGAGCGCTGA
- a CDS encoding ATP-binding protein, with protein sequence MAGARARPIAGFPAEATSFVGRRQELATAKRLLSETRLLTLTGPSGVGKTRLAARLAKQVARAFPDGVWLVPLAGIQESALVPHAVADALAVHDDSGRPPEEILPEYLHRRRLLLVLDNCEHLRNACAYLAGSILAAAEGVQVLATSRHRLGLTEEHLLPVGPLATPAPGTPPRGTAPLHFPALQLFADRAAAVAPGFEITEENQAAVIRVCHRLDGLPLAIELAAVRMQALGIDQLDERLDDRYHLLTSGSPVAPPRHQTLRSAVDWSYDLCTSEEQRAWAGLSVFAGSFDLSAAETVCDGVGLGRREVLDTVTGLVEKSILVKEEAGGTARYRMLALLRQYGLERLTELDRAAVVRRRHRDHFLHLVETLELQWFGPDQPAIVARLRAEHDNLRAALDFCLVTPGESGLGRRLVAALWFCWAERGTWAEMRHWWQRLSSCEAGKASGAPAQAVWVAGVIWVILTRSAAVLAGAPSQQVVEPQELPAGAPLPALAARDARGERELCFHVLSRVEMACTLIFRGRPERALSLCEEALAVCEAYGEQWARSYVLCTLAMARGVLGDQDGAARRARQCLRLTYVAHEPHAVGRALDLLAVIAVSRGEAERAAVLQGAVHRIRHAVEHDPLTGALRVGQGRVGERQARRTLGDRAYERAHRHGQELSLAEAVEYALCERPEARRGRTVPGRNDAGPSGRSATGRPTVPAAAAAAGLTRREWEVAGLIAQGMTNRQIAEALVIARRTAEGHVERILAKLGFASRSQVAAWISEAGRASGSGTRPERP encoded by the coding sequence GTGGCCGGAGCGAGGGCGCGGCCCATTGCCGGCTTCCCCGCGGAAGCGACCAGCTTTGTGGGCCGACGGCAGGAGCTGGCAACGGCGAAGCGGCTGTTGTCCGAGACCAGGCTGCTGACGCTGACCGGTCCGAGCGGTGTCGGCAAGACCCGCCTCGCGGCGCGCCTGGCGAAGCAGGTCGCCCGTGCGTTCCCCGACGGCGTGTGGCTGGTGCCGCTGGCCGGGATCCAGGAGAGCGCGCTCGTCCCGCATGCCGTCGCAGACGCACTCGCCGTCCATGACGACAGCGGCCGGCCGCCGGAGGAGATCCTGCCCGAATACCTGCACCGGCGGCGGCTGCTGCTGGTCCTCGACAATTGCGAGCACCTGCGGAACGCCTGCGCATACCTGGCCGGCAGCATTCTCGCGGCTGCGGAGGGGGTGCAGGTGCTCGCCACCAGCCGGCACCGCCTCGGCCTCACCGAGGAGCACCTGCTCCCCGTGGGGCCGCTTGCCACCCCGGCCCCCGGCACGCCACCGCGCGGTACGGCTCCCCTGCACTTCCCGGCACTGCAGCTCTTCGCCGACCGCGCGGCCGCCGTGGCCCCCGGCTTCGAGATCACCGAGGAGAACCAGGCGGCCGTGATCCGCGTCTGCCATCGCCTGGACGGGCTGCCGCTCGCGATCGAACTGGCCGCCGTGCGGATGCAGGCCCTGGGCATCGACCAGCTCGACGAGCGGCTGGACGACCGGTACCACCTGCTCACCTCCGGCAGCCCCGTCGCGCCGCCCCGCCACCAGACGCTGCGCTCGGCCGTGGACTGGAGTTACGACCTGTGCACTTCCGAGGAGCAGCGGGCCTGGGCCGGGCTGTCGGTGTTCGCCGGCAGCTTCGACCTGAGCGCGGCGGAAACGGTGTGCGACGGCGTCGGCCTCGGCCGTCGGGAGGTGCTGGACACTGTGACCGGGCTGGTGGAGAAGTCCATCCTGGTTAAGGAGGAAGCCGGTGGCACGGCTCGGTACCGGATGCTCGCGCTGCTGCGCCAGTACGGTCTGGAGCGGCTGACCGAGCTGGACCGGGCGGCCGTCGTCCGCCGCCGGCACCGAGACCACTTCCTGCACCTGGTCGAAACACTGGAGCTCCAGTGGTTCGGCCCCGACCAGCCCGCCATCGTCGCCCGCCTACGGGCCGAGCACGACAATCTCCGTGCCGCCCTGGATTTCTGCCTGGTCACTCCCGGCGAGTCCGGGCTCGGCCGGCGGCTGGTGGCGGCCCTGTGGTTCTGCTGGGCCGAACGCGGCACCTGGGCGGAGATGCGGCACTGGTGGCAGCGCCTGTCCTCGTGCGAGGCCGGGAAAGCGAGCGGCGCCCCCGCCCAGGCGGTGTGGGTGGCCGGCGTGATCTGGGTGATCCTCACTCGCTCCGCCGCGGTGCTGGCCGGTGCCCCCTCGCAGCAGGTCGTCGAACCGCAGGAGCTGCCGGCCGGCGCCCCGCTGCCCGCCCTCGCCGCGCGAGACGCGCGGGGGGAGCGCGAACTGTGCTTCCACGTCCTGAGCCGCGTGGAGATGGCCTGTACGCTCATCTTCCGGGGCAGGCCCGAGCGCGCCCTGTCCTTGTGCGAGGAGGCCCTCGCCGTCTGCGAGGCGTACGGCGAGCAGTGGGCCCGTTCGTACGTCCTGTGTACGCTCGCCATGGCCCGCGGGGTGCTGGGCGACCAGGACGGCGCCGCCCGGCGCGCCCGGCAGTGTCTGCGGCTCACGTACGTGGCCCATGAGCCGCACGCTGTCGGCAGGGCTCTCGATCTGCTGGCGGTCATCGCCGTCTCCCGCGGGGAGGCCGAACGGGCGGCCGTACTGCAGGGCGCGGTCCACCGCATTCGGCATGCCGTGGAGCACGATCCGCTGACCGGAGCGCTGCGGGTGGGGCAGGGCCGGGTGGGCGAGCGGCAGGCCCGCAGGACACTGGGCGACCGGGCCTATGAGCGGGCGCACCGACACGGGCAGGAGCTGTCCTTGGCGGAGGCCGTCGAGTACGCCTTGTGCGAACGGCCCGAGGCTCGGCGGGGCCGGACCGTTCCCGGGCGGAACGATGCGGGACCATCGGGCCGGTCCGCCACCGGCCGTCCCACCGTCCCCGCTGCGGCAGCGGCAGCGGGGCTCACCCGGCGCGAGTGGGAGGTGGCCGGACTCATCGCCCAGGGGATGACGAACCGGCAGATCGCAGAGGCGTTGGTGATCGCCCGGCGTACGGCCGAGGGCCATGTGGAGCGCATCCTGGCCAAGCTGGGATTCGCCAGCCGCAGCCAGGTGGCCGCGTGGATCAGTGAAGCAGGAAGGGCGAGCGGTTCAGGGACGCGGCCAGAACGACCGTAG
- a CDS encoding ATP-binding protein, translating to MNDSHLLKVDFTYSDLPLVRVTFAAALRRAGLPEPARHALAQAALEAMANAVLHGGGAGQLIVRAADGEVRCEVTDAGPGPSALPLSPGPPAWDAVGGSDGSTVGGHGLRIAEVLTDRLEVHPNPGGRGTTVVLAASLNRSPFLLH from the coding sequence ATGAACGACAGTCATCTGCTGAAGGTGGACTTCACCTACTCCGACCTGCCGCTGGTGCGGGTCACGTTCGCCGCCGCCCTCCGCCGGGCCGGACTGCCGGAGCCGGCGCGGCATGCCCTTGCCCAGGCGGCACTCGAAGCCATGGCCAATGCGGTCCTGCACGGCGGGGGAGCGGGGCAGCTCATCGTGCGGGCCGCGGACGGCGAGGTGCGGTGCGAGGTCACCGACGCCGGTCCCGGCCCGTCCGCCCTGCCACTGTCCCCCGGCCCACCGGCCTGGGACGCCGTCGGAGGGAGCGACGGGAGCACGGTCGGCGGCCACGGGCTGCGCATTGCCGAAGTGCTCACCGACCGCCTCGAAGTGCACCCGAACCCGGGCGGCCGGGGCACTACGGTCGTTCTGGCCGCGTCCCTGAACCGCTCGCCCTTCCTGCTTCACTGA
- a CDS encoding MEDS domain-containing protein, which translates to MTEHHGTTGRIVPVERLGPGDHSCMDVVDWKARWQVLAAFTRTGLARGEKVLLVLDPSDLNDGDALSCLDGGMGQVEDALASGQLVLARNTSVYVPDGRFSKERQLRTHGALIEEARKEGYPRLRGAGDMAWAPQAGVNDEEVVDYEISVAALFADAYFTGLCWYDRQQCSDQLVATMRRIHPLQVMERLGALEVTWIPDGARIAGSAELGSREEFTKALHEALVRRPDSGSCRYEFDLRDLAYMEAHCAWHLIDFAAGLPRNHKVVVRCGAMLEMTLRGLGSAAVPQLELHVADEEDSA; encoded by the coding sequence ATGACTGAGCACCACGGCACAACCGGCCGCATCGTTCCGGTGGAGCGTCTGGGGCCGGGCGACCACTCGTGCATGGACGTCGTCGACTGGAAGGCCCGTTGGCAGGTACTGGCCGCCTTCACCCGGACCGGCCTGGCCCGCGGGGAGAAGGTGCTGCTCGTCCTGGACCCGAGCGACCTGAACGACGGCGATGCCCTCTCCTGCCTCGACGGTGGTATGGGGCAAGTGGAAGACGCCCTGGCGAGCGGTCAGTTGGTGCTCGCCCGCAACACGTCCGTCTATGTACCGGACGGCCGCTTCTCCAAGGAGCGGCAACTTCGCACCCACGGCGCGCTGATCGAGGAAGCCCGGAAGGAGGGCTACCCACGGCTGCGCGGTGCGGGTGACATGGCCTGGGCACCTCAGGCGGGCGTGAACGACGAGGAAGTGGTGGATTACGAAATCTCCGTGGCGGCGCTGTTCGCGGACGCGTACTTCACCGGGCTCTGCTGGTACGACCGGCAGCAGTGCAGTGACCAGCTGGTGGCCACGATGCGCCGGATCCATCCGCTCCAGGTCATGGAGCGCCTGGGCGCGCTCGAGGTGACCTGGATTCCGGACGGTGCGCGGATCGCCGGTTCGGCGGAACTGGGCTCGCGCGAGGAGTTCACCAAGGCGCTGCACGAAGCGCTGGTGCGGCGGCCGGATTCCGGCTCCTGCCGCTACGAATTCGACCTGAGGGACCTGGCCTACATGGAGGCGCACTGTGCCTGGCACCTGATCGACTTCGCTGCCGGACTGCCGCGGAACCACAAGGTCGTCGTCAGGTGCGGAGCGATGCTGGAGATGACCCTGCGCGGCCTCGGCTCCGCTGCCGTACCGCAGCTGGAACTTCACGTGGCGGACGAGGAGGACTCGGCATGA